From a single Miscanthus floridulus cultivar M001 chromosome 8, ASM1932011v1, whole genome shotgun sequence genomic region:
- the LOC136470676 gene encoding uncharacterized protein: MPGKQAMLLGQIDLPITFRNLTNYRTNTLTFEVVGFHKTYHAILGCPCYEKFMAIPNYTYLKLNMPGLHGVITVSTSIQRTYECEVECYEHAAMIVAFEELTDIKEEIIERAPDPKRSTGSFEPIEGAKEVLIDPSSSKGKVVCIDTTLASK; the protein is encoded by the coding sequence atgcctggaaagcaggccatgctgctcgggcagatcgatttgCCCATCACGTTTAGGAATCTAACCAATTATAGGACGAatacccttaccttcgaggtggtcgggtttcacaagacctaccatgccatcctaggatgtccatgctatgagaagttcatggccatccctaactacacctatctaaagttgaataTGCCAGGTctacatggggtcatcaccgtcagcaCCTCCATCCAGcgcacctacgagtgcgaggttgagtgctaCGAACATGCTGCGATGATTGTCGCCTTCGAAGAGCtcacggacatcaaggaggagatcATTGAAAGAGCACCTGACCCCAAGCGGTCGACTGGGTCTTTCGAGCCTatagagggtgccaaggaggtcctcatagaccctagcagctccaagggcaaagtggtgtgcatcGACACCACACTtgcctccaaatag